The proteins below come from a single Streptomyces sp. MRC013 genomic window:
- a CDS encoding MMPL family transporter, whose translation MATFLYRLGRFAFRRRHLVTLLWVALLALAGAGAASAPAPTSGSFSMPGTEAQRAFDLLEKRFPGGGADGATARVVFKAPDGRKMTDPANKARVDKAVADLRTGSDQVVSVTDPYTSRAVSRDGTTAYVHVAYEANGMELTDATREALTEAGTEAREGGLTVEIGGDALQAMPETGTGEVVGVVVAGIVLVVTFGSLVAAGLPLLTALIGVGIGASSITALASALDLGSTTGILATMIGLAVGIDYALFIVSRHRAELAEGHDPEEAAGRAVGTAGSAVVFAGLTVVIALVGLAVVDIPMLTKMGVAAAGTVAIAVLIALTLIPALLGYAGRRILGRKAREALVGGGAATAVPDAPGEGSPAGAGTRWARFVLRRPVAVLLVGVVGLGALAVPAASLETGLPDDGAQPTSTTQRRAYDLLSEGFGPGFNGPLMVVVDGDGKAAARTADAIRGLDGVAAVTPPTPNKAGDTAMLTVVPKDRPSSTATEDLVRDIRDTTGDDVLVTGQTAMNIDFSQKMNDALPPYLALVVGLAFLLLTVVFRSVLVPLKAALGFLLSVVAALGAVVAVFQWGWLGSVFGVEQTGPIMSMMPIFMVGVVFGLAMDYEVFLVTRMREAYVHGERPGEAVVTGFRHGARVVTAAAVIMIAVFAGFIGSSEQMVKMIGFGLAAAVLFDAFVVRMAIVPAVLALLGHRAWWLPRWLDRVLPDVDVEGERLRKELTGGSAGPGDPDADREQRLVRT comes from the coding sequence GTGGCCACGTTCCTCTACAGACTCGGCCGGTTCGCCTTCCGGCGCCGCCACCTCGTGACCCTCCTGTGGGTCGCGCTGCTGGCGCTCGCCGGGGCGGGCGCCGCGTCCGCGCCGGCACCCACCTCCGGTTCCTTCTCGATGCCCGGCACGGAGGCCCAGCGGGCCTTCGACCTGCTGGAGAAACGATTCCCCGGAGGCGGTGCCGACGGCGCCACCGCCCGGGTCGTCTTCAAGGCGCCCGACGGGCGGAAGATGACCGACCCGGCGAACAAGGCCCGCGTCGACAAGGCCGTCGCGGACCTCCGCACCGGTTCGGACCAGGTCGTCAGCGTCACCGACCCGTACACCTCGCGGGCCGTCTCGCGCGACGGCACCACCGCGTACGTCCACGTCGCGTACGAGGCCAACGGCATGGAGCTGACCGACGCCACGCGCGAGGCGCTGACGGAGGCCGGCACCGAGGCGCGCGAGGGCGGTCTGACCGTCGAGATCGGCGGCGACGCCCTCCAGGCGATGCCCGAGACCGGAACGGGCGAGGTCGTCGGCGTGGTCGTCGCCGGCATCGTCCTCGTCGTCACCTTCGGCTCGCTCGTCGCGGCCGGCCTGCCGCTGCTCACCGCGCTCATCGGCGTGGGCATCGGCGCCTCGTCGATCACCGCCCTCGCGAGCGCCCTGGACCTCGGCTCCACCACGGGCATCCTCGCCACGATGATCGGCCTCGCCGTCGGCATCGACTACGCCCTGTTCATCGTCTCCCGCCACCGCGCCGAACTGGCCGAGGGCCACGACCCGGAGGAGGCCGCCGGCCGCGCGGTCGGCACGGCCGGCTCGGCGGTCGTCTTCGCGGGCCTGACCGTCGTCATCGCCCTGGTCGGCCTCGCCGTCGTCGACATCCCGATGCTGACGAAGATGGGCGTCGCCGCCGCCGGCACGGTCGCCATCGCCGTACTGATCGCCCTCACCCTCATACCGGCGCTGCTCGGTTACGCGGGTAGGCGCATCCTCGGCCGGAAGGCCCGCGAGGCGCTCGTCGGCGGCGGGGCCGCGACCGCCGTCCCGGACGCCCCCGGCGAGGGGTCGCCCGCCGGCGCCGGAACCCGCTGGGCCCGCTTCGTCCTGCGCCGCCCCGTGGCCGTCCTGCTCGTCGGCGTCGTCGGCCTCGGCGCGCTCGCCGTCCCGGCCGCCTCCCTGGAGACGGGCCTGCCCGACGACGGCGCCCAGCCGACCTCCACCACCCAGCGCCGCGCGTACGACCTGCTGTCCGAGGGCTTCGGCCCCGGTTTCAACGGCCCGCTGATGGTCGTCGTGGACGGCGACGGGAAGGCCGCCGCCCGGACCGCCGACGCGATCAGGGGCCTCGACGGCGTCGCCGCCGTCACCCCGCCCACCCCGAACAAGGCCGGCGACACGGCCATGCTCACCGTCGTGCCGAAGGACCGCCCGTCGTCCACGGCCACCGAGGACCTCGTCCGCGACATCCGCGACACGACCGGTGACGACGTCCTCGTCACCGGCCAGACCGCGATGAACATCGACTTCTCGCAGAAGATGAACGACGCCCTGCCGCCCTACCTGGCGCTCGTCGTCGGCCTCGCTTTCCTGCTGCTGACGGTCGTCTTCCGGTCCGTGCTCGTGCCGCTCAAGGCCGCCCTCGGCTTCCTGCTGTCGGTGGTCGCCGCCCTCGGTGCGGTCGTCGCCGTCTTCCAGTGGGGCTGGCTCGGTTCGGTCTTCGGCGTCGAGCAGACCGGCCCGATCATGAGCATGATGCCGATCTTCATGGTGGGCGTCGTCTTCGGCCTCGCCATGGACTACGAGGTCTTCCTCGTCACCCGGATGCGCGAGGCGTACGTCCACGGCGAGCGGCCCGGCGAGGCCGTCGTCACCGGCTTCCGCCACGGTGCCCGCGTCGTCACCGCCGCCGCCGTCATCATGATCGCCGTCTTCGCGGGCTTCATCGGGTCCAGCGAGCAGATGGTGAAGATGATCGGCTTCGGTCTCGCCGCGGCCGTCCTGTTCGACGCCTTCGTGGTGCGCATGGCGATCGTCCCGGCCGTCCTGGCCCTGCTCGGCCACCGGGCGTGGTGGCTGCCGCGCTGGCTGGACCGCGTCCTGCCCGACGTCGACGTCGAGGGCGAGCGCCTGCGCAAGGAGCTCACCGGCGGTTCCGCCGGACCCGGCGACCCGGACGCCGACCGGGAGCAGCGCCTCGTGCGGACCTGA